The following coding sequences are from one Methanosarcina sp. WWM596 window:
- a CDS encoding YigZ family protein gives MAQREFKKSIFIGYARQVKNETEAKAFIKEIKELHRDANHNVSAYFVKEEGSFALKYDDDGEPAGSSGKPVFKVIESKGLYNTAVVVTRYFGGIKLGFGGLSRAYRETAISAIEKAGTVEIFEEVRFRIRFRYPEIQKIKNLIEEHGKVEDEKYSDSVEFIFCIRKICEEKFIEKLVKLTRNKVELEKI, from the coding sequence ATGGCTCAAAGAGAATTCAAAAAATCCATATTCATAGGATATGCCAGGCAGGTAAAAAATGAAACAGAAGCAAAGGCTTTCATAAAAGAGATAAAAGAGCTACATAGAGACGCAAACCATAATGTTTCAGCTTATTTTGTAAAAGAAGAAGGCTCTTTTGCCCTCAAATACGATGACGACGGAGAACCTGCAGGCAGCTCCGGAAAACCCGTTTTTAAGGTTATAGAATCAAAGGGGCTCTATAATACAGCTGTAGTTGTGACCCGGTACTTTGGGGGAATAAAGCTGGGCTTTGGGGGGCTTTCCAGGGCGTACAGGGAAACAGCAATTTCAGCTATTGAAAAGGCAGGTACTGTAGAGATCTTTGAAGAAGTAAGGTTCAGGATACGTTTCAGATATCCGGAGATTCAAAAGATTAAGAATCTCATTGAGGAACACGGAAAAGTAGAGGACGAAAAATATTCTGATAGCGTCGAATTTATTTTCTGTATAAGAAAGATTTGTGAAGAGAAATTTATTGAAAAACTGGTAAAACTGACAAGAAATAAAGTTGAGCTTGAGAAGATTTAA
- a CDS encoding basic amino acid ABC transporter substrate-binding protein — protein sequence MQKMLKIIAMLLVITTVVFAAGCAEQSTEEAAEGAAEETTPAEEGSGVEGNASVGEMPTYIVGTEAQFPPFEIVNSNGNIIGFDVDLMNAIAEDQGFKVEYLDQDFAGLIPALQTGNVDIIASGMTITDEREEEVDFSEPYINAGLALAVLIGNEDIQSVDDLKGKTVAVQTGSTGFLKAEELQKAGIIAEIKDFPHVNEAIEELKIGGADAMVNDLPVTEAFIAAQPDVIKIVGEPLNSEDYGFAVRTGNTELLIKINAGLENVKASGKYDELLTKLPTYMEE from the coding sequence ATGCAAAAAATGTTAAAGATCATTGCAATGCTCCTCGTTATTACGACTGTTGTCTTTGCAGCCGGCTGTGCTGAGCAGAGTACAGAGGAAGCAGCAGAAGGAGCCGCCGAAGAAACTACCCCAGCTGAAGAGGGATCCGGTGTTGAAGGAAATGCTTCCGTCGGGGAAATGCCCACTTATATTGTAGGAACAGAAGCCCAGTTCCCACCCTTTGAAATTGTAAATTCCAATGGAAATATAATCGGCTTTGACGTTGATCTCATGAACGCGATTGCTGAAGATCAGGGCTTTAAGGTTGAGTATCTTGATCAGGACTTTGCCGGCCTTATCCCGGCTCTCCAGACTGGAAATGTTGACATTATTGCCTCAGGCATGACAATCACCGATGAACGTGAAGAAGAGGTTGACTTCAGTGAACCTTATATCAACGCGGGCCTGGCTCTTGCCGTACTCATTGGCAATGAAGACATTCAGAGTGTTGATGACCTGAAGGGCAAGACCGTTGCTGTCCAGACCGGGTCTACCGGGTTCCTGAAGGCAGAAGAGCTCCAGAAAGCCGGAATCATTGCTGAGATTAAGGATTTCCCCCATGTAAATGAAGCCATCGAAGAACTCAAGATCGGTGGTGCCGATGCAATGGTCAACGACCTGCCTGTCACGGAAGCTTTCATCGCAGCTCAGCCCGATGTAATCAAGATCGTTGGCGAGCCCCTTAACAGTGAAGACTATGGCTTTGCCGTCCGCACCGGCAACACCGAACTCCTTATTAAAATCAACGCGGGTCTTGAGAACGTCAAAGCCAGTGGCAAGTACGACGAACTCCTGACAAAACTCCCAACATACATGGAAGAGTAA
- a CDS encoding amino acid ABC transporter permease, which produces MSLLASYLEHAINVFPSLLRGAVITIEVTTFAIFFGLILGTIAAFGKLSKRSVFKIPSTIYVDFIRGTPLFVQILLFYYGIPGLIIGITGDPFMIDPIIAGIAVCSINSGAYNAEIVRAGIKSVDRGQMEAARSLGMTERQAMREVIMPQAVKLIIPPLGNEFIALLKDSSLLAIISVHELAKNGMLYVSKTFATFPTYISVALVYLALTMGISHVLNYIERRLGVSDRSE; this is translated from the coding sequence TTGTCTCTTTTAGCGTCCTACCTTGAACACGCTATTAATGTATTTCCGAGTTTGTTGCGGGGTGCGGTAATCACCATAGAGGTCACTACCTTTGCGATATTTTTCGGGTTAATCCTGGGGACAATTGCAGCTTTCGGAAAACTCTCTAAAAGATCGGTTTTCAAAATTCCGAGTACAATATATGTTGATTTTATCCGGGGCACCCCTCTTTTCGTACAGATCCTGCTTTTTTACTATGGTATACCTGGCCTTATCATCGGGATTACAGGAGATCCTTTCATGATCGACCCGATTATCGCGGGTATCGCGGTGTGCAGTATCAATAGCGGAGCTTACAATGCGGAGATTGTGCGTGCAGGCATCAAATCCGTTGACAGAGGTCAGATGGAAGCCGCCCGTTCCCTGGGTATGACCGAAAGGCAGGCCATGAGGGAAGTCATTATGCCGCAGGCTGTAAAGCTGATAATCCCTCCCCTCGGAAACGAGTTTATAGCCCTTTTGAAAGATTCGTCTCTGCTTGCAATCATCAGCGTGCATGAGCTTGCAAAGAACGGGATGCTTTATGTCTCAAAGACCTTTGCTACTTTCCCGACATACATTTCAGTTGCCCTTGTGTACTTGGCCCTGACCATGGGAATTTCCCACGTGCTTAATTACATTGAGAGGAGGCTTGGCGTAAGTGATAGAAGTGAATAA
- a CDS encoding amino acid ABC transporter ATP-binding protein, whose amino-acid sequence MIEVNNLHKSFGSLKVLKGITEKVEESEVVCVIGPSGSGKSTFLRCLNLLETPTSGDIWIEGEKVTDPNVNINKIREEVGMVFQRFNLFPHMTALKNVAIAPIKVRGLPEKEAYDRAYALLKKVGLEDKANVYPSSLSGGQQQRVAIARALAMRPKAMLFDEPTSALDPEMVGEVLNVMKDLAKEGMTMVVVTHEMGFAREVGDRVLFMDDGIIVEKGTPEEIFHNARNERTKSFLSKIL is encoded by the coding sequence GTGATAGAAGTGAATAACCTCCACAAAAGTTTCGGAAGCCTGAAAGTCCTTAAAGGAATAACCGAGAAAGTTGAAGAGAGCGAAGTGGTTTGCGTGATAGGTCCCTCAGGTTCCGGAAAAAGTACCTTCCTCCGCTGCCTGAATCTTCTTGAAACTCCCACCTCGGGAGATATCTGGATTGAAGGGGAGAAGGTCACTGACCCCAACGTGAATATCAACAAGATCCGCGAGGAAGTCGGAATGGTCTTCCAGCGTTTTAACCTTTTTCCCCACATGACCGCCCTTAAAAACGTAGCCATTGCCCCTATAAAGGTCCGCGGTCTTCCTGAAAAAGAAGCTTACGACCGCGCCTATGCCCTCCTGAAAAAAGTAGGGCTTGAAGACAAGGCAAATGTTTATCCCAGTTCCCTTTCCGGAGGTCAGCAGCAGAGGGTTGCAATCGCACGAGCCCTTGCCATGCGCCCTAAGGCAATGCTCTTTGATGAACCCACCTCCGCGCTTGATCCCGAAATGGTCGGAGAAGTCTTAAACGTCATGAAAGACCTGGCAAAAGAAGGCATGACAATGGTTGTCGTAACCCACGAGATGGGCTTTGCCAGAGAAGTCGGAGACCGTGTCCTCTTTATGGACGACGGTATCATAGTAGAAAAAGGTACACCTGAAGAAATCTTCCATAATGCCCGAAACGAGAGGACAAAGTCATTTTTGAGTAAGATTCTGTAA
- a CDS encoding transposase — MPLWERTMKCDCGNVIDRDRNSAINIMKRSLSQNVLWTGYQSFSDNLRQTGLQMDTCITANIQVT; from the coding sequence CTGCCTCTTTGGGAAAGAACTATGAAATGTGATTGTGGAAACGTTATTGATAGAGATAGAAATAGTGCTATCAACATCATGAAGCGGTCCTTATCACAGAATGTTTTGTGGACAGGCTATCAGAGTTTTTCAGATAATCTTCGACAAACAGGATTACAGATGGATACTTGCATCACTGCAAATATCCAGGTGACGTAA
- a CDS encoding prenyltransferase has protein sequence MKETLKAYLDLIRAHFLPAWPLIFCSGLVLAFGNYGGFSWILIIKAALIGLLGFEAGFVLNDYVDRHKDRFDVENTLTKYWRPFKERPIPSGTISSKNAFWLFILLAGITSALIFTLPYPNSLYVFAIMLYSYSIEVFYQIKKRDQKYPIAQLLGRTDITLFPAAGYLCYGQPDMTMLLYMVFVYPWTMAHLGLNDFIDLENDRARGMNSIAVLYGVKGAMCWVTGFTLLHFFTAIFFLKELGTIAHYGFLAGFVPLAGANLYLWYEKSPGAGMKILPVYHGTLVIYAVSIILDFFY, from the coding sequence ATGAAAGAAACCCTGAAAGCCTACCTCGACCTCATCCGTGCCCACTTTCTCCCCGCCTGGCCCCTTATTTTCTGCTCCGGACTTGTGCTTGCTTTTGGGAATTACGGCGGCTTTTCCTGGATTTTAATTATTAAAGCTGCTCTGATAGGCTTGCTGGGGTTCGAAGCTGGCTTCGTGCTCAACGATTATGTGGACAGACATAAAGACAGGTTTGATGTCGAGAATACCCTTACCAAATACTGGAGGCCTTTTAAAGAGAGGCCCATTCCCTCAGGGACGATTTCTTCAAAAAATGCCTTCTGGCTGTTTATCCTGCTTGCAGGGATTACTTCTGCCCTTATCTTCACCCTTCCATATCCCAATTCTCTCTATGTCTTTGCAATAATGCTGTATTCTTACAGCATAGAAGTTTTTTACCAGATTAAAAAAAGAGACCAGAAATACCCGATTGCGCAGCTTCTGGGAAGAACAGATATCACCCTGTTTCCTGCAGCAGGGTATCTCTGCTACGGGCAGCCGGATATGACCATGCTGCTCTATATGGTTTTTGTCTATCCCTGGACGATGGCTCACCTGGGGTTGAATGACTTTATAGACCTGGAAAACGACCGGGCAAGAGGCATGAATTCGATTGCTGTCCTTTATGGTGTAAAGGGGGCTATGTGCTGGGTTACGGGCTTTACGCTCCTGCATTTCTTTACAGCTATTTTCTTCCTTAAGGAGCTCGGGACTATTGCTCACTATGGCTTTCTTGCAGGCTTTGTACCCCTTGCAGGAGCAAACCTTTACCTGTGGTATGAAAAAAGTCCGGGCGCCGGAATGAAGATACTGCCTGTTTACCATGGAACTCTGGTAATCTATGCGGTTTCGATAATTCTTGATTTCTTCTATTAA
- a CDS encoding dimethylarginine dimethylaminohydrolase family protein, which yields MAIIENYNKLRRVLDMGCQIEKLSGEKKTGSNIAYGCDELGKLRSVLVHTPGDELTLVNESNYKHWLYDKVPDITGYIEEHKRYQEILESNGIKVYELADNVEENRDMIKKMPNITFLHDTAVISRKGALLSKMRPPARENEEVVVKEALKTLGIPILNEFNGGEGFFEGCLLLSKETIFVADTERHTYPFIREFISNILSEFDEVIYVRTPKARRYMHPDTVFNRIREDLALAYLPAFEETCLFTEDSRERIDFKKFMQEKDMNIIPVSDSEQSRLACSFVPLESGTIFHYDVALDQETGKRLAREGVEIIPFHPEALLAGGGSLRCHTLRLCRRKK from the coding sequence ATGGCAATAATTGAGAATTACAATAAATTAAGGAGGGTTCTGGACATGGGTTGCCAGATAGAAAAATTGAGTGGGGAGAAAAAAACCGGATCGAATATTGCTTACGGCTGTGATGAACTGGGAAAGCTGAGAAGTGTACTTGTGCATACTCCGGGAGATGAACTCACCCTAGTCAACGAATCGAATTATAAACACTGGCTTTACGATAAGGTTCCTGATATCACCGGATATATTGAAGAACACAAACGTTACCAGGAAATTCTGGAATCAAACGGCATCAAAGTCTATGAACTTGCAGACAATGTGGAAGAGAACAGAGATATGATAAAGAAGATGCCAAATATTACGTTTCTGCATGATACTGCAGTCATCTCCAGAAAAGGTGCACTCCTTTCAAAAATGCGCCCGCCTGCAAGGGAAAATGAAGAGGTTGTCGTGAAGGAAGCTCTGAAAACCCTGGGAATTCCCATACTCAACGAATTCAATGGGGGAGAAGGTTTTTTTGAAGGCTGCCTTCTGCTATCAAAAGAAACGATTTTTGTTGCTGACACGGAAAGGCATACCTATCCCTTTATTCGGGAATTTATTTCGAATATCCTGAGCGAGTTTGATGAAGTCATCTACGTCCGCACTCCGAAAGCCAGGCGCTACATGCATCCAGATACGGTTTTCAATCGAATAAGAGAAGACCTTGCCCTTGCTTACCTTCCAGCCTTTGAAGAGACCTGCCTGTTCACGGAAGACTCCAGAGAAAGAATAGATTTTAAAAAGTTCATGCAGGAGAAAGACATGAATATCATCCCTGTTTCGGACTCAGAGCAAAGCCGCCTGGCCTGTTCTTTTGTCCCCCTTGAAAGCGGGACCATCTTCCACTATGACGTTGCACTTGACCAGGAAACAGGGAAAAGACTTGCAAGAGAAGGTGTTGAGATTATTCCTTTCCATCCGGAAGCCCTGCTTGCAGGAGGAGGGAGCCTGCGCTGCCATACCCTGAGGCTCTGCAGAAGAAAAAAATAA
- a CDS encoding L-histidine N(alpha)-methyltransferase, whose translation MNGTDKERLEQAPEKEEKIIKISKKSPEERLYESLKKYELPDYLLYTGAGGAKNWLKLDGSGTFPVARQLKKMLEENVASIVRFIPACMSLVSVGVGDGEKERILLEELIKKNRAEKPASEKISIRYYPADINSQLVDIALKKVKDLPVEKKGIVGFIEDMPLLKKHWHLPVLFCILGNTFCNYEPEFILQLVHENLEQGDLFFFDANLLSAQGSGEEAQSARKSILGTYASRENALFNMYPLLQYGMAPEDFDFELLLAHVDSRIGALYRTRKSLNILKDSEVKIGEETIGFKEGDIIRMGFTYKYTYDQILAFLDICGFEVLKAFLSEDRTNTMILAKKAFQNGNN comes from the coding sequence TTGAACGGAACAGATAAAGAGAGATTGGAACAGGCTCCGGAAAAAGAAGAAAAGATCATAAAGATCAGCAAGAAAAGTCCCGAAGAGAGGCTGTATGAGAGCCTGAAGAAATACGAACTACCTGATTATCTCCTGTATACAGGTGCGGGAGGGGCAAAAAACTGGCTGAAGCTGGACGGGTCCGGAACATTTCCTGTTGCCCGCCAGCTCAAAAAAATGCTTGAGGAGAATGTTGCTTCAATAGTCAGATTTATTCCTGCGTGCATGAGTCTTGTGAGTGTGGGAGTAGGGGATGGGGAAAAAGAAAGAATTCTTCTCGAAGAGCTGATTAAGAAAAACCGGGCTGAAAAACCAGCCTCGGAAAAAATATCAATACGTTACTATCCTGCAGATATAAACAGCCAGCTTGTAGATATCGCCCTTAAAAAAGTAAAGGACCTGCCTGTAGAAAAGAAAGGGATAGTCGGCTTTATTGAGGACATGCCACTCCTTAAAAAACACTGGCATCTTCCGGTTCTGTTCTGCATTCTGGGAAATACCTTTTGCAATTATGAACCTGAATTCATTCTTCAGCTCGTCCATGAAAATCTTGAGCAGGGAGACCTGTTCTTCTTTGATGCCAATCTTCTCTCTGCACAGGGCTCAGGGGAAGAGGCACAGTCTGCAAGGAAATCCATCCTAGGCACATATGCATCAAGAGAAAATGCGCTCTTCAATATGTATCCCCTGCTTCAGTACGGAATGGCTCCTGAGGACTTCGACTTTGAACTTTTGCTTGCACATGTGGACTCCAGAATAGGGGCACTATACAGGACCCGGAAGAGCCTGAATATCCTGAAGGACTCTGAGGTCAAGATCGGGGAAGAGACCATAGGCTTTAAGGAAGGGGACATCATCCGCATGGGCTTTACCTACAAATATACATATGACCAGATTCTCGCTTTTCTGGACATCTGCGGATTTGAGGTTCTCAAGGCTTTCCTGAGTGAAGACAGGACAAATACGATGATCCTTGCAAAAAAAGCATTTCAGAATGGCAATAATTGA
- a CDS encoding radical SAM protein: MYGAQEAHEARNSNRLLAIRLETNTSCNLRCRYCYAQSGEDSVKIADFNVLKRIISEAKELGIRSVVVIGGGEPTLYPNFRELIACIDSLGIIPMLFTNTVLMTEELAGFLYEHNASVMGKLDSLRPEVQDYLAGREGAFDDIKIGLENLIKAGFSKPSEPGKLRLGISFVSNKMNLEEIEVIWHFCRQNNIFPNMEILTPTGRANDELEDKLLTTDEIKEYKLKLLEIDRKYYRYDWLPYTPITASGCLQHLYSLYINIEGNVRPCAPTKLDEHPALRVNGEYPYNINRMSLREIYNSDLFSYVRNIDKVLEGRCGNCEHTEECIGCRGYAYSVGINNGADPLEALKMECKQCFKER, from the coding sequence ATGTACGGGGCACAGGAAGCCCACGAGGCTCGAAATTCAAACAGGCTTTTAGCCATAAGGCTTGAAACGAATACATCATGCAATCTCCGCTGCCGCTACTGTTATGCACAGAGCGGGGAGGATTCCGTAAAAATAGCTGACTTCAATGTCCTCAAACGCATAATATCCGAGGCAAAAGAACTTGGGATCAGGTCTGTGGTTGTGATCGGGGGAGGAGAGCCGACTCTTTACCCTAACTTTAGAGAATTGATTGCCTGCATTGATTCCCTTGGAATCATCCCGATGCTGTTTACGAACACTGTTTTGATGACAGAGGAACTTGCAGGCTTCCTGTACGAACACAACGCCTCTGTTATGGGAAAACTTGATTCCCTCAGGCCAGAGGTCCAGGACTATCTGGCAGGAAGAGAAGGAGCTTTCGATGATATAAAAATCGGGCTTGAAAATCTTATAAAAGCAGGTTTTTCAAAACCTTCGGAGCCGGGAAAACTCCGCCTTGGAATCTCTTTTGTGAGCAATAAAATGAATCTTGAAGAGATTGAGGTGATCTGGCATTTCTGCCGGCAGAACAACATTTTTCCCAATATGGAGATCCTTACGCCGACGGGCAGGGCAAATGACGAACTTGAAGATAAGCTGCTTACAACCGATGAGATAAAAGAATACAAATTAAAACTCCTGGAAATAGACAGAAAATATTACAGGTACGACTGGCTGCCCTATACCCCAATCACTGCAAGCGGCTGCCTTCAGCACCTTTACAGCCTGTACATCAATATCGAAGGAAATGTCAGGCCCTGTGCACCTACAAAACTGGACGAACATCCTGCACTGAGGGTTAACGGAGAATATCCCTATAACATAAACAGGATGAGCCTGAGGGAGATCTACAATTCCGACCTTTTCTCATATGTTAGGAATATTGACAAAGTGCTCGAAGGCAGGTGCGGGAACTGCGAACACACAGAAGAATGCATAGGCTGCCGCGGATATGCCTACAGCGTCGGAATAAATAACGGAGCCGATCCGCTTGAAGCCCTGAAGATGGAATGTAAGCAATGCTTCAAAGAAAGATAA
- a CDS encoding radical SAM protein — translation MFEEIQARKALNKIKKTSRFSLPFQWDLNIYRGCEHGCNYCYAMYSHSYLEKEEKISCKGKKDSDFFRKIYVKTNIAEALEKQLGAPSWKKEVINIGGVCDSYQPAEEKYGLMRDVLAFMIKYKNPITLSTKSDLILRDIDLLSELADLTQVNIAVTVTTMDEKLGSLLEPVASPPEKRFSVMRAFKDTAATTGLHMMPILPFLTDNPENLEQVLSLAAECEVDYALPGLLYLRGETRKHFFNFLACNFPELLDPYCRLYAKGGADRAYKAELYGLLRNLMQKYNLSADYMKPLKIKSSSPKQLRLTDF, via the coding sequence ATGTTTGAAGAAATTCAGGCTAGAAAAGCCCTCAATAAAATAAAGAAAACAAGTAGATTCTCACTGCCTTTCCAATGGGACCTTAATATCTATAGAGGATGTGAACACGGCTGCAATTACTGTTATGCAATGTACTCTCACAGCTATCTGGAAAAAGAAGAGAAAATTTCCTGTAAAGGGAAAAAAGACTCTGATTTTTTCCGAAAAATCTATGTAAAGACAAACATTGCAGAAGCCCTCGAAAAACAGCTTGGAGCCCCTTCCTGGAAAAAAGAGGTAATCAACATAGGCGGGGTATGTGACAGCTACCAGCCGGCTGAGGAAAAATATGGCTTGATGCGTGACGTTCTGGCATTTATGATCAAATACAAAAACCCTATTACCTTATCCACAAAATCGGATCTTATCCTGAGGGATATTGACCTTCTTTCAGAACTTGCTGATCTGACGCAGGTAAATATTGCGGTTACAGTTACAACCATGGATGAAAAGCTAGGTTCTCTGCTGGAACCCGTCGCTTCTCCTCCTGAAAAACGATTTTCAGTCATGCGGGCTTTCAAAGACACTGCTGCTACTACCGGGCTTCATATGATGCCAATTCTTCCTTTTCTTACGGACAATCCTGAAAATCTGGAACAAGTTCTTTCCCTCGCAGCCGAATGTGAAGTTGATTATGCTCTTCCGGGTCTTCTTTACCTCAGGGGTGAGACCAGAAAACACTTTTTCAATTTCCTTGCCTGCAATTTCCCCGAACTTCTTGATCCTTACTGCAGGTTGTATGCAAAAGGGGGGGCTGACAGAGCTTATAAAGCTGAACTTTACGGGCTACTCAGGAATCTCATGCAGAAATACAATCTCTCAGCCGACTACATGAAACCTTTAAAAATAAAATCTTCAAGCCCAAAGCAGCTCAGGTTGACGGATTTTTAA
- a CDS encoding carboxymuconolactone decarboxylase family protein: protein MRMLEEFFPEFTRKLDEIDQLYAEKRMIDEKTYQFICFALSIKARSKPCVLKHFKGALEAGATVKELSYIFALVMREAAGADDCWTHDVIGDWKEILKGNISCSCEK, encoded by the coding sequence ATGAGAATGCTGGAAGAATTTTTCCCTGAATTCACCCGGAAGCTGGACGAGATCGACCAGCTCTATGCCGAAAAAAGGATGATTGACGAAAAGACATACCAGTTCATCTGCTTTGCCCTCTCGATCAAAGCCAGATCCAAACCCTGTGTCCTGAAGCACTTCAAAGGTGCCCTTGAAGCAGGAGCAACAGTTAAAGAACTCTCATATATCTTTGCCCTGGTCATGAGGGAAGCCGCGGGTGCAGATGACTGCTGGACTCATGATGTAATTGGGGATTGGAAAGAGATCCTGAAAGGCAACATTTCCTGCAGCTGCGAAAAATAA
- a CDS encoding polysaccharide deacetylase family protein — MKNITITIDVEEDCPPMLTSTRGMEEGMPKLLQLFKKEEIKATFFVTGMMAEQYPDLIRQIPVDGHELGCHGYTHTRFDRMGREEAKIDLKRAGNVLRQFEKRMVSFRAPNLQFPESYLELLEEEGFMYDSSFAAYKPPFSQKTRINGKITRIPVTVTSSFLRLSPDIFLPPLRRITAPVIFVHPWEFVDMSKMPVRLDCKFNTGKKALENLKVLIHAFKAENCLFLTLEERASLEKS, encoded by the coding sequence ATGAAAAACATCACAATAACCATTGATGTAGAAGAAGACTGCCCACCCATGCTTACAAGTACAAGGGGAATGGAAGAGGGAATGCCAAAACTGCTGCAACTCTTCAAAAAAGAAGAGATAAAGGCAACCTTCTTCGTGACAGGAATGATGGCAGAGCAGTATCCTGATCTTATCCGCCAGATCCCGGTAGATGGGCATGAGCTGGGCTGCCACGGCTATACACACACCCGTTTTGACCGCATGGGAAGGGAAGAGGCAAAAATTGACCTGAAGCGGGCGGGAAATGTGCTCAGGCAATTTGAAAAGCGGATGGTCTCCTTCAGGGCTCCGAACCTTCAGTTCCCGGAAAGCTATCTTGAACTCCTGGAAGAAGAGGGATTTATGTATGACTCCTCTTTTGCAGCTTACAAGCCCCCCTTTTCCCAAAAAACGAGGATAAACGGCAAAATAACCAGGATTCCGGTAACAGTTACCTCCTCTTTTCTGAGATTATCCCCGGATATTTTCCTCCCACCACTCAGGCGCATAACAGCTCCTGTGATTTTTGTCCATCCCTGGGAATTTGTAGACATGTCCAAAATGCCTGTACGTCTGGACTGCAAGTTCAATACCGGAAAAAAAGCCCTTGAAAACCTTAAAGTTTTGATCCATGCCTTTAAAGCTGAAAACTGCCTTTTTTTAACTCTGGAAGAAAGAGCATCCCTCGAAAAATCATGA
- a CDS encoding glycosyltransferase family 4 protein → MEKHKIALISDWYFPKVGGIEYSIHALAKTLNQKGHEVHVITRSYPDIPKYSIRDGVSVIRVKSRPFPGQQRFLMPGAYKELYQLLKEGNYDIVNSHGLDSPLGMVALIASRKLEVPSVVTNHSLVGHTPLRLFLYLAGKILVGNADAVIAVSSAVEKDTKLMTKKPVYRIFNGMESERSSQKVPFPFDRKGKLVIITVARMTKKKGVQNLVGIAPSLLKKHENLIFLMIGDGALRKSLEKKVEKSGLSENFCFTGEVPRKTVLEYMEQADIFALPSSDEAFGISILEAISKNVPVVAMNHSGVSDIIKNGVNGYLANDLPEFESCVQDLIEKPALRAEFARKASEGLSNYDWNKIYEQTDLVYRGVIYEKHHNNH, encoded by the coding sequence ATGGAAAAACACAAAATCGCACTGATCAGCGACTGGTATTTTCCAAAAGTAGGGGGAATAGAGTACTCCATTCATGCCCTTGCAAAAACCCTGAACCAGAAGGGTCATGAAGTACATGTTATTACCAGAAGCTACCCTGATATCCCCAAATACAGCATAAGGGATGGAGTCTCAGTAATCAGAGTCAAGAGCCGCCCCTTTCCAGGACAGCAGCGGTTCCTGATGCCAGGTGCGTATAAAGAGCTCTATCAGCTCCTTAAAGAAGGAAATTATGACATTGTCAACTCTCACGGGCTGGACTCCCCACTCGGTATGGTGGCTCTTATTGCATCCCGAAAACTGGAAGTCCCTTCGGTGGTTACCAACCATTCCCTGGTAGGGCATACGCCGCTTCGTCTTTTTTTGTATCTTGCAGGAAAGATACTTGTAGGAAATGCCGATGCCGTAATTGCTGTCAGTTCGGCAGTTGAAAAGGATACAAAACTAATGACAAAAAAACCTGTTTACAGGATCTTCAACGGCATGGAATCTGAGAGAAGCAGCCAGAAAGTCCCCTTCCCCTTTGACAGGAAAGGAAAACTTGTAATTATTACAGTTGCCCGCATGACAAAGAAGAAAGGTGTCCAGAATCTCGTTGGCATTGCTCCTTCCCTCCTTAAAAAACATGAAAACCTGATATTCCTAATGATAGGCGACGGCGCCCTTCGAAAAAGCCTGGAAAAAAAGGTGGAAAAATCCGGTTTATCTGAAAATTTCTGCTTTACAGGAGAAGTGCCCCGAAAGACAGTACTGGAATATATGGAACAGGCAGATATCTTTGCCCTTCCTTCCAGTGATGAGGCATTTGGGATTTCGATTCTGGAAGCAATCTCAAAAAATGTCCCTGTTGTGGCAATGAACCATAGTGGAGTCTCAGACATTATCAAGAACGGAGTTAACGGTTACCTTGCAAACGACCTTCCGGAATTCGAATCCTGCGTTCAGGATCTGATAGAAAAACCGGCTTTAAGAGCCGAATTTGCCCGAAAGGCCAGTGAAGGGCTTTCAAATTACGATTGGAACAAAATCTATGAACAGACCGACCTGGTATATAGAGGGGTCATTTATGAAAAACATCACAATAACCATTGA